One genomic segment of Flagellimonas marinaquae includes these proteins:
- a CDS encoding GyrI-like domain-containing protein, which yields MTPRIETLPTTFLIGQKTTTSLVSDKTRELWQSFSPRKKEIKNLASEDLYSVEIYPGPEYFQHFDPTMEFEKWAAVAVSDFDEIPESMDVLTIPSGEYAVFHYRGKTSEVMEIFKYIYGEWFPTSGFTIDHRPHFAVMGSKYKGEHPDSEEDFWIPIKNT from the coding sequence ATGACACCTAGAATCGAAACCTTGCCGACCACATTTTTGATTGGCCAAAAAACGACAACATCTTTGGTCAGCGATAAGACCAGGGAACTTTGGCAAAGCTTCTCCCCAAGAAAAAAGGAAATAAAAAACTTGGCAAGTGAAGATCTATATTCCGTTGAAATCTATCCAGGTCCGGAATACTTTCAGCATTTTGACCCAACTATGGAGTTTGAAAAGTGGGCGGCCGTTGCCGTATCGGATTTTGATGAAATCCCGGAAAGCATGGATGTGCTGACCATCCCTTCGGGAGAATACGCTGTGTTTCACTACAGAGGAAAAACCAGTGAAGTCATGGAAATATTCAAGTACATTTATGGCGAGTGGTTCCCAACTTCTGGATTCACTATCGATCATAGGCCCCACTTTGCAGTAATGGGGAGTAAATACAAAGGAGAACATCCAGATTCCGAAGAAGATTTCTGGATACCGATCAAGAATACATAA
- a CDS encoding DUF3124 domain-containing protein: MRKLVPFLLLLLFFSCNEQAKKDVSSIDPVNWNNRIASISAKDSLLNGTSYLSVYSQIYSETEHRTHNLTSTISMRNTNLQDTIYIKKAEYFDTKGNPIRTYFDEPIYIKPMETVEIVIDEKDQSGGTGANFLFQWSIKPNAHEPYFEGVMISTSGQQGLSFTTQGRRVE, encoded by the coding sequence ATGAGGAAACTTGTTCCGTTTTTACTATTGCTTCTATTTTTTTCTTGCAACGAGCAGGCAAAAAAAGACGTGAGCTCAATCGACCCCGTTAATTGGAACAACCGTATTGCTTCTATATCCGCTAAAGATTCTTTATTGAACGGAACTTCCTACCTCTCCGTGTATTCCCAAATCTATAGCGAAACAGAGCATCGCACTCACAACCTTACGAGCACTATAAGCATGCGGAACACAAACCTACAGGACACCATTTACATCAAAAAAGCAGAATATTTTGATACCAAGGGCAATCCTATCCGAACGTATTTTGATGAGCCCATCTATATAAAGCCCATGGAAACCGTAGAGATCGTGATTGATGAGAAAGACCAATCGGGCGGAACCGGTGCCAATTTCCTTTTTCAATGGTCCATAAAACCCAATGCCCACGAACCCTATTTTGAGGGAGTGATGATATCCACATCCGGACAACAAGGGCTATCTTTCACCACCCAAGGACGACGCGTGGAATAA